The Hymenobacter sp. GOD-10R genome includes a window with the following:
- a CDS encoding ArsR/SmtB family transcription factor has product MKPLLSRVESKKVDKAAAMLKVLAHPKRLAIVDLLGKEDKMTVTEIYRSLDLPQAIASQHLITLKDRGILSSFKVGTKIYYSLSIPKLLDVIDSLEDCCDTL; this is encoded by the coding sequence ATGAAACCGTTGCTTTCGCGTGTAGAATCCAAAAAAGTAGACAAAGCCGCTGCGATGCTTAAAGTGCTGGCTCACCCCAAGCGCCTAGCTATCGTCGATCTACTTGGCAAAGAAGATAAGATGACCGTTACGGAAATCTATCGTTCGCTTGACCTGCCTCAAGCCATTGCTTCGCAGCATCTGATTACCCTCAAAGACCGCGGCATCCTGTCGTCGTTCAAGGTGGGTACGAAGATCTACTACTCGCTCTCTATTCCGAAGCTACTCGACGTAATCGACTCGCTGGAGGATTGCTGCGATACGCTGTAA
- a CDS encoding AsmA-like C-terminal region-containing protein, giving the protein MLLGLLVLLGSVFLGMWLGKDHIIGLFVQEANEYLRTPVRVSKIDLSLIDQFPRVSITLHNVVVSGSLPQDTVPLARVRTLYCAFDVWDLIARRYRVRAVSVLDGQVQVRLDAQGKPNYDVIKTSSTGDETSNENTSKPFAFALENVRVRRVAAVYTDFGRQQRITTLTSDLRATLALENDRVMIRATGATHVQAIRLGDDEYVRDKYLQVKANMVVDRHGRMLTLNPSEVQIGPAAYGVVGTIGYGGATKLDLRFNGHHTNVQSVVALLPPRMAQRYQVYRSKGDVYFRGTVRGLMTSHDDPRVEVRFGCRDASFYHEQYAEGAEHVFLTGTFNNGNEHALRTSALALAQVRGTLQGRPFSGDLRYENFVDPSVQVKLQADLDVGRVLGFYPVAAIRSGSGEAKLAFQFAGNLRQFRTQPTAAAVQSVGELTLKNVRLQLRDFAQSFTNMTGTFHLQHNDVNVPHFTGRLGRSDFQLKGVGQNGLGWLLLPRQPLVAKATFTSSLLDFDQLLRVHTAGNKAARGKRAPAKGDPYEFTVSPTLSLDLNTSVRRVRFRRFRGRDLRGIIKVHNQVVSSPNLGIAAITGHATVRGYVDARQSKVLKVSTTMGCSQLPLDSLFYVFENFGQNFITARHLRGSLTASAESDMYFDRQLTPLTDRLEAEVKATVRNGELNNFQPLQKLSMLASREKLRHLLFAELTNNFYIQSRTVYLPEMEVRSNVRTASLLRVTGTHTFDQQIDYHLSIPLLPGLLRRANGTATGPSLLLAIQGTEDNFRVSYDRARAQANRATISSNASAQLPEQPSLLRRATTTSPLPAQQAKPAEPRKLFEVKKPEKKPTQPQPGEDFGF; this is encoded by the coding sequence GTGCTGCTGGGGCTACTGGTACTGCTTGGTAGCGTGTTTCTCGGGATGTGGTTGGGCAAAGATCATATCATTGGTCTCTTTGTGCAGGAGGCTAATGAGTATTTGCGCACGCCAGTACGAGTGAGCAAAATTGATTTATCGTTAATAGATCAATTTCCACGCGTATCTATCACACTGCACAACGTTGTTGTATCGGGGTCGTTGCCGCAGGATACGGTACCGCTAGCCCGGGTCCGCACGTTGTATTGTGCCTTCGATGTATGGGATTTGATTGCTAGGCGGTATCGCGTGCGGGCAGTGAGCGTGCTAGATGGGCAGGTGCAAGTGCGCTTAGATGCACAGGGAAAACCTAACTACGATGTAATCAAGACAAGTAGTACTGGCGACGAAACCAGCAACGAGAATACTAGTAAGCCGTTTGCATTCGCTCTGGAGAATGTTCGAGTACGGCGCGTAGCAGCTGTGTATACCGACTTCGGAAGGCAGCAACGAATTACAACGCTGACGTCGGATCTGCGAGCTACCCTCGCATTAGAGAATGACCGGGTCATGATTCGGGCGACGGGTGCTACACATGTGCAAGCTATTCGGCTCGGCGATGATGAGTATGTGCGCGATAAGTACTTGCAGGTGAAGGCAAATATGGTAGTTGATCGGCACGGTCGAATGCTCACGCTTAATCCATCGGAAGTGCAGATCGGTCCCGCCGCATACGGGGTAGTGGGGACAATCGGCTATGGCGGCGCTACGAAGTTAGATTTGCGCTTTAATGGACATCATACCAACGTGCAGTCGGTAGTGGCATTGCTGCCGCCACGCATGGCGCAGCGCTATCAAGTGTATCGGAGTAAGGGAGACGTGTACTTTCGCGGCACAGTGCGCGGACTGATGACCTCACACGATGACCCACGTGTAGAGGTGCGCTTTGGATGTCGCGACGCATCTTTCTATCATGAGCAGTATGCTGAAGGAGCAGAGCATGTATTTCTAACTGGCACTTTCAACAATGGCAATGAACATGCGCTGCGTACTAGTGCGCTAGCCCTTGCACAAGTGCGGGGTACATTGCAAGGGCGTCCGTTCAGTGGCGATTTGCGCTACGAGAACTTTGTGGATCCTAGTGTGCAGGTTAAGCTACAAGCCGATCTAGATGTTGGCCGTGTCTTGGGTTTTTACCCCGTGGCAGCAATACGTAGTGGGAGCGGTGAGGCTAAGCTAGCTTTCCAGTTTGCGGGTAATCTGCGGCAGTTTAGAACGCAGCCGACTGCGGCCGCGGTGCAATCGGTGGGGGAATTGACTCTGAAAAACGTGCGGCTCCAGCTGCGAGATTTTGCCCAGTCATTCACGAACATGACGGGTACATTTCATTTGCAGCATAACGACGTGAACGTACCCCATTTTACTGGGCGGCTTGGGCGTTCCGACTTTCAACTAAAGGGCGTGGGCCAGAACGGCCTAGGGTGGCTGTTGTTGCCACGTCAGCCCTTGGTGGCTAAAGCTACTTTCACTTCCTCGCTGCTCGACTTCGACCAACTACTGCGAGTGCACACGGCAGGCAATAAAGCAGCACGAGGCAAACGGGCACCGGCAAAAGGGGATCCTTATGAGTTTACCGTATCGCCTACTTTGTCGTTGGACCTGAACACGAGTGTGCGCCGTGTGCGATTTCGCCGCTTCCGTGGGCGTGATTTGCGGGGCATCATTAAGGTGCACAACCAGGTGGTTTCTTCTCCTAACCTAGGTATTGCTGCTATTACTGGCCACGCAACGGTGCGCGGATATGTTGATGCGCGTCAGTCAAAGGTATTGAAGGTGAGTACCACCATGGGCTGCTCACAGCTGCCGCTCGATAGTTTGTTTTACGTGTTCGAGAACTTCGGTCAAAACTTCATTACTGCCCGCCACTTACGTGGTTCGCTGACCGCATCGGCCGAATCTGATATGTATTTCGACCGTCAGCTGACGCCACTAACCGACCGGTTGGAGGCGGAAGTGAAAGCCACGGTGCGCAACGGTGAGCTAAATAACTTCCAGCCGTTGCAAAAGCTGTCGATGCTAGCTAGCCGCGAAAAATTGCGGCACTTGCTTTTCGCGGAGCTAACCAACAACTTTTACATTCAGAGCCGGACGGTGTATTTGCCCGAGATGGAAGTGCGCTCTAATGTGCGTACGGCGTCGCTCCTGCGCGTTACGGGTACACACACCTTCGATCAGCAAATAGACTATCACCTTTCTATTCCGTTGCTGCCTGGTTTGCTACGCCGTGCTAATGGGACGGCAACCGGACCTAGCTTGCTGCTCGCCATTCAAGGGACGGAAGACAACTTCCGCGTGAGCTATGACCGAGCCCGTGCGCAAGCCAACCGAGCTACTATTAGTTCGAATGCTTCGGCCCAGTTGCCTGAGCAACCTAGCCTGTTGAGACGAGCCACGACGACGAGTCCCCTTCCTGCACAGCAAGCAAAACCGGCTGAGCCGCGCAAATTATTTGAGGTGAAAAAACCGGAGAAAAAGCCGACTCAACCGCAACCCGGCGAAGATTTCGGCTTTTAA
- a CDS encoding MFS transporter produces the protein MASSAPIADSSVRSTTKRQIKSIISGSIGNLVEWYDWYVYSAFALYFAPVFFPKGSQTAQLLNSAAIFAVGFLMRPLGGWLLGLYADRKGRKAALLLSVLLMCGGSLLIALLPSYSQIGVLAPALLVVARLLQGLSVGGEYGTSATYLSEMAGQQHRGFLSSFQYVTLIAGQLLALLVQLGLQQVLTSDQLHTWGWRVPFAIGSAAAIVALYLRQHMEETGAFVSQTQEKESTPYVVRQSKLRILLQYPREVLTVIGMTLGGTIVFYTFTTYTQKFLVNTAGFTKDQATLISFGALAIAMVLQPIMGALSDYTGRRPVLIFFGVGATLSTVPLMHLLGQTHTSWAALGLLAIAMIIMSGYTSINAVVKAELFPTEIRALGVGLPYALTVAVFGGSAEYLALLAKEQGVESWFYWYVTGCAIVSLVVYLRMQETKHSERMHP, from the coding sequence ATGGCTTCTTCTGCACCTATCGCTGATTCTAGTGTACGCTCCACGACTAAACGTCAGATTAAATCTATCATTAGCGGTTCTATCGGCAACTTGGTCGAGTGGTATGACTGGTATGTGTACTCGGCCTTTGCACTTTACTTCGCACCTGTTTTCTTCCCTAAAGGAAGCCAGACCGCTCAACTGCTCAACTCAGCAGCCATTTTTGCCGTCGGGTTTTTAATGCGGCCACTCGGGGGATGGCTGTTGGGGTTGTATGCTGATCGGAAGGGACGTAAGGCAGCCTTATTATTATCAGTACTATTAATGTGTGGTGGGTCTTTGCTAATTGCTTTACTACCGTCTTACTCACAAATTGGGGTGCTAGCACCCGCTTTGCTTGTTGTAGCGCGATTGCTGCAAGGGCTTAGTGTTGGGGGTGAGTACGGTACTTCAGCCACCTATTTAAGTGAAATGGCGGGGCAGCAACACCGGGGCTTCCTTTCCAGCTTTCAATATGTAACATTGATTGCCGGACAGCTTTTGGCTTTGCTCGTGCAGCTGGGGTTGCAACAAGTGCTTACCTCGGATCAGCTGCATACTTGGGGATGGCGGGTGCCCTTTGCAATTGGATCTGCTGCTGCTATCGTGGCGCTGTACTTGCGACAACATATGGAAGAAACAGGTGCGTTCGTGAGCCAAACACAAGAGAAAGAGAGCACACCGTACGTGGTCAGACAAAGTAAGCTCCGTATTCTGTTGCAGTATCCACGTGAAGTGTTAACGGTAATAGGAATGACCCTAGGAGGAACCATTGTGTTTTACACCTTTACTACTTACACCCAAAAGTTTCTGGTAAATACTGCTGGCTTTACGAAAGATCAGGCTACGCTAATTTCCTTTGGTGCGTTGGCCATAGCAATGGTACTACAACCAATCATGGGCGCGCTCTCCGATTACACTGGGCGCCGTCCTGTCTTGATCTTCTTTGGGGTAGGAGCAACCCTTTCTACTGTGCCGTTAATGCATTTGCTAGGGCAAACTCATACTAGTTGGGCCGCTTTGGGGTTGTTAGCAATAGCTATGATCATTATGAGCGGGTACACATCTATCAATGCAGTGGTAAAAGCAGAGCTATTTCCAACTGAGATCCGGGCATTGGGTGTGGGGCTGCCTTACGCATTAACAGTAGCTGTTTTCGGAGGCTCAGCAGAATACCTTGCTTTGCTAGCCAAAGAACAAGGAGTAGAATCTTGGTTTTATTGGTATGTAACAGGGTGTGCTATCGTGTCATTAGTAGTGTACTTGCGCATGCAGGAGACAAAACACTCGGAGCGTATGCACCCATAG
- a CDS encoding RtcB family protein has protein sequence MATNKLRGNDLRKIGYPEGKATNLALYILEDRQLKKLDKGSALALLQKIKEAPYSYLRDSLWRDLAQEFVPDPSRNVSLNPEVKDYRRYGDAFIEDGARKQMDTAMQLPVTLDGALMPDAHQGYGLPIGGVLAVDNAVIPYGVGMDIGCRMALSVFDLPRNYLEQHTQELKKLLHNHTRFGSKETFKNPVDDPILTRPEFKEIGVVRSKREAAINQLGSSGSGNHFVEWGVVDITTEKNDLDLPVGQYLGLLSHSGSRGLGAAIAQHYTKVAISKCPLPQEARYLAWLGLDTQEGQEYWRAMNLAGDYASACHHDIHRRLSNVLGEKPLVKVENHHNFAWRETLADGREAIVHRKGATPAGKGVLGIIPGSMTAPGFIVRGRGEQGSIQSASHGAGRRMSRTQAKQSTTEGELRRYLRDQGVELIGGGLDEAPMAYKDIHQVMAHQRDLVDVLGSFTPRIVRMDAGGAGKSKYGGE, from the coding sequence ATGGCGACAAACAAGCTGCGCGGCAATGATTTGCGCAAAATAGGGTACCCTGAAGGCAAGGCTACCAACTTAGCCTTGTATATTCTAGAAGATCGGCAGTTGAAAAAGCTAGATAAAGGCAGCGCACTAGCTTTACTCCAAAAGATCAAAGAAGCCCCTTACTCCTATTTACGTGACTCATTGTGGCGTGACTTAGCGCAGGAGTTTGTGCCTGATCCTAGCCGAAACGTTAGTTTGAATCCTGAAGTCAAGGATTATCGTCGCTATGGGGACGCTTTTATTGAGGATGGAGCTCGTAAGCAAATGGACACAGCGATGCAGCTGCCAGTCACGTTAGATGGTGCGCTTATGCCCGATGCACATCAAGGCTACGGCTTGCCCATCGGAGGTGTCTTGGCCGTTGATAATGCTGTAATCCCCTATGGGGTAGGTATGGATATAGGCTGTCGGATGGCTTTATCTGTCTTCGACCTGCCACGTAACTACTTGGAGCAGCACACACAAGAGCTAAAGAAACTCTTACATAATCACACGCGCTTCGGGAGTAAAGAGACATTCAAGAACCCAGTAGATGATCCGATCTTGACACGACCGGAGTTCAAGGAGATTGGAGTGGTGCGGAGCAAGCGAGAGGCGGCTATCAATCAACTTGGTTCATCGGGTTCAGGCAACCACTTCGTAGAATGGGGAGTAGTTGACATTACTACCGAAAAAAACGACCTGGATTTACCCGTCGGCCAATACCTAGGACTGCTCTCGCATAGTGGTTCGCGTGGGCTCGGCGCAGCCATTGCGCAGCATTATACCAAAGTTGCCATAAGCAAGTGTCCACTTCCACAGGAAGCACGCTACCTAGCTTGGTTGGGTTTAGATACACAAGAAGGTCAAGAGTACTGGCGGGCGATGAACTTAGCAGGCGATTATGCTTCGGCTTGCCACCACGATATTCATCGGCGACTAAGCAATGTGCTTGGTGAGAAGCCGCTTGTGAAGGTGGAAAACCATCACAATTTTGCTTGGCGAGAAACACTAGCGGACGGACGAGAAGCCATAGTCCATCGGAAGGGTGCTACGCCAGCTGGAAAGGGCGTGCTAGGTATCATTCCAGGTTCGATGACTGCGCCTGGCTTCATTGTTCGCGGTCGTGGCGAGCAGGGCTCTATTCAGTCGGCTTCACACGGCGCAGGCAGAAGAATGTCACGTACGCAAGCCAAGCAAAGCACAACAGAAGGCGAGTTACGCCGCTACTTACGCGACCAGGGAGTAGAGCTGATTGGGGGTGGGCTAGATGAAGCACCTATGGCTTACAAAGACATTCACCAAGTAATGGCGCACCAGCGTGATTTGGTGGATGTGCTTGGTTCGTTCACTCCGCGTATTGTGCGGATGGACGCGGGTGGGGCGGGCAAAAGCAAATACGGGGGCGAATAG
- the hemA gene encoding glutamyl-tRNA reductase, which translates to MHPFKAVSLSFKKAPLAIRELIALDEAACRRFLYTLHHDLGLNDLLVLSTCNRTEVYYSADRDQSPTIIEALGQLKGLADLSEHFAYFDILDNEQEAVQHLFEVAMGLDAQVVGDLQISNQVKNAYQWSADEDAAGPFLHRLLHTIFFTNKRVQQETSFRDGAASTSYAALELVEELTADVANPRVLVVGLGEIGADVCRHLGDSKIFHDVTICNRTRSKAELLAAECGVKVLDFEDLVQGLKEADVVISSIAHHTPFFTRELVEHLDVLSYKFFIDLSVPRSIEADVEKVPGILMYNIDAIQSKASAALQQRLDAVPHVRAIIAESIAGLADWAKEMMVSPTIQKLKNALEQIRQEEMDRFQKKLTPEEAKRVDEVTKSLMQKILKQPVLQLKAACKRGEADQLIDTLTDLFDLERQPNVA; encoded by the coding sequence ATGCACCCATTTAAGGCTGTCAGCCTGTCCTTCAAAAAAGCTCCTCTAGCCATTCGGGAGCTTATCGCGCTGGACGAGGCCGCCTGCCGACGCTTTCTGTACACCCTCCATCACGACCTAGGTCTCAACGACCTACTCGTGTTGAGTACCTGTAACCGAACTGAGGTTTACTACAGCGCCGACCGCGACCAGAGTCCTACCATTATCGAAGCCCTAGGGCAACTCAAAGGCCTCGCCGATTTGAGTGAGCACTTCGCTTATTTTGATATTCTCGATAACGAACAGGAAGCCGTGCAGCACCTCTTTGAGGTGGCCATGGGCTTGGATGCACAGGTTGTCGGTGATTTACAGATTAGCAACCAGGTAAAGAACGCCTACCAATGGTCGGCGGATGAAGATGCCGCTGGGCCTTTCTTGCACCGCTTGCTGCACACCATCTTCTTCACCAATAAGCGCGTGCAGCAGGAAACGTCGTTCCGCGACGGGGCTGCGTCTACCTCCTACGCGGCGCTAGAGCTAGTAGAAGAGCTGACGGCCGACGTAGCTAATCCCCGTGTGCTGGTAGTAGGCCTTGGGGAGATTGGCGCCGATGTGTGCCGCCACCTAGGTGACAGCAAGATCTTCCACGACGTTACGATCTGCAACCGTACCCGCTCCAAAGCCGAGCTGCTCGCTGCGGAGTGCGGCGTGAAGGTGCTGGACTTCGAAGACCTAGTGCAAGGGTTGAAAGAAGCTGACGTCGTGATTTCGTCTATTGCGCATCACACGCCCTTCTTCACGCGCGAGCTAGTGGAGCACCTCGACGTATTGAGCTACAAGTTCTTCATTGATCTGTCGGTGCCACGCAGCATTGAAGCCGATGTAGAAAAAGTACCGGGCATCCTGATGTATAACATCGATGCTATCCAGAGCAAAGCTAGCGCCGCTCTCCAGCAGCGTCTTGATGCTGTGCCGCACGTGCGCGCCATCATTGCCGAGAGCATTGCGGGGCTAGCCGATTGGGCCAAGGAAATGATGGTGTCGCCCACCATCCAGAAGCTAAAGAATGCACTAGAGCAGATTCGGCAGGAGGAAATGGACCGCTTCCAGAAGAAGCTCACTCCTGAAGAAGCCAAGCGCGTCGACGAAGTGACGAAGTCTTTGATGCAGAAGATTCTGAAGCAGCCTGTGCTACAACTTAAAGCAGCTTGTAAGCGCGGCGAAGCCGATCAGCTCATTGACACGCTCACCGACCTGTTCGATTTAGAGCGGCAGCCAAACGTAGCCTAG
- a CDS encoding mechanosensitive ion channel family protein, protein MNVQEFLNLRFLGNNMLAYLTCLGIVLFGYIFKTLLSRLLSRLLFRFLRSRTEGVSEAQFQELIITPVSVVVFLLTVYLAFNVLDYPVRSSELSRHEPWPKLMAFRVFQIGFITSVAWIALRLIDFAVLVFARRAEQTPSRLNDQLIPFAKDLFKVLVMCFAFLVILGKVFGVNVTALIGGLGIGGLAVAFAAKESLENLIASFTIFLDRPFAVGDLVEVGNVTGTIEKVGFRSTRLRTAEKSYVTVPNKAMIDKPLDNLSLRTARRVSFTLALNHTTTSEQLRHIIADGQRVIQEHALVTAEVQIKFAALTPAAKEVTVQYFVETTSYDEYLNVKEELNYRLVEVVEQHGGTFASTNTTVLHLPDGSLSSLQAVAEKPLL, encoded by the coding sequence ATGAACGTTCAAGAATTTCTGAATCTACGCTTTTTGGGCAACAACATGCTGGCTTACCTCACCTGCCTCGGCATCGTGTTGTTTGGCTACATTTTCAAAACTCTCCTATCCCGCCTCCTTTCGCGTTTGCTGTTCCGCTTCTTGCGCAGCCGTACCGAAGGTGTTTCTGAAGCGCAGTTCCAAGAGCTGATCATTACCCCCGTCTCGGTCGTCGTATTTCTACTCACCGTGTACCTAGCTTTCAACGTGCTCGACTACCCGGTACGCAGCTCCGAGCTGAGCCGGCACGAGCCGTGGCCAAAGCTTATGGCTTTCCGCGTCTTTCAGATCGGCTTTATCACTTCCGTTGCGTGGATTGCCTTACGTCTGATCGACTTTGCGGTATTGGTGTTTGCCCGTCGCGCCGAGCAGACTCCCTCCCGTCTGAACGACCAGCTGATTCCTTTTGCCAAGGATTTGTTCAAGGTGCTCGTCATGTGCTTCGCTTTCCTAGTGATTTTGGGGAAAGTATTCGGGGTGAACGTCACGGCGCTGATTGGTGGCCTAGGTATCGGCGGTTTAGCGGTGGCCTTTGCAGCAAAGGAAAGCCTCGAGAATCTTATTGCCTCTTTCACTATCTTTCTCGACCGCCCATTTGCAGTTGGCGATTTGGTTGAGGTTGGTAACGTGACGGGCACGATTGAAAAGGTTGGTTTTCGCAGCACACGCCTACGCACGGCCGAAAAGAGCTACGTGACCGTGCCGAATAAAGCCATGATCGACAAACCACTCGACAACCTATCGTTGCGCACTGCCCGGCGCGTCAGCTTTACGCTCGCCTTAAACCACACCACGACCAGTGAGCAGTTGCGCCACATCATCGCCGATGGGCAACGGGTCATCCAGGAGCACGCGCTGGTGACAGCAGAAGTACAGATCAAGTTTGCGGCTCTTACACCCGCCGCGAAAGAAGTCACCGTCCAGTACTTCGTCGAGACTACCAGCTACGACGAGTACCTGAACGTGAAAGAGGAGCTAAACTACAGACTCGTAGAAGTAGTAGAGCAGCACGGCGGCACCTTCGCTAGCACGAATACAACTGTTCTTCACTTACCAGACGGCTCACTGAGCAGCTTGCAGGCCGTAGCTGAAAAGCCGCTACTTTAA
- a CDS encoding TerB family tellurite resistance protein, with amino-acid sequence MNETQVLQNYSEPEKTAYLSVIASLASADREASQAEVEFLQQLSQAAGLSQGAMQQVVAAAQDSTNQSVQQNLDVLRGSELRYSLITDLISFARADGAYSNDEEAMVNKISSYLGINQQQQHTLENVVDQAAQVPHDASDPAKQGFLSGIGDKLSSVGIPKGALMTGLLGIAAPMILSRVMGGGRSSGGFGGGSTMGGLLGGAMGGGSSMGSLLGGLLGGGLLSNVLGGGQSSGADPYGSSYPQQGTHVGSGGLGSLMSILGGLGGQPNSAPRSAGGGGLFGGGMGSLLGGLFGGR; translated from the coding sequence ATGAACGAGACGCAAGTTTTGCAGAACTATTCAGAGCCAGAAAAAACGGCTTATCTAAGTGTTATTGCCAGCCTAGCTTCTGCTGACCGCGAAGCTTCACAAGCTGAAGTTGAATTTCTACAGCAACTATCGCAGGCCGCTGGTTTGTCGCAAGGAGCTATGCAGCAAGTAGTTGCTGCCGCCCAAGATTCGACAAACCAAAGTGTACAACAGAACCTCGACGTGCTACGCGGCAGTGAACTGCGCTATTCCCTCATTACTGACCTCATCAGCTTTGCCCGGGCCGACGGTGCTTATTCCAACGATGAGGAAGCCATGGTCAATAAGATTTCTAGCTACCTAGGTATCAACCAGCAGCAGCAGCACACGCTGGAAAACGTGGTAGACCAGGCTGCGCAAGTACCCCACGATGCGAGCGACCCCGCGAAGCAAGGATTCCTCAGCGGTATAGGTGATAAACTCAGCAGCGTCGGTATCCCAAAAGGTGCCCTTATGACGGGACTGTTGGGCATTGCTGCTCCTATGATCCTCTCCCGTGTGATGGGAGGAGGACGTAGCAGTGGCGGCTTCGGCGGCGGCAGCACCATGGGCGGCCTACTCGGCGGTGCCATGGGCGGCGGTAGCAGCATGGGAAGCCTCCTAGGCGGTTTGCTAGGCGGCGGCCTACTCAGCAACGTGCTAGGCGGTGGTCAGAGCTCTGGTGCCGACCCTTACGGCTCTTCTTATCCTCAGCAGGGCACGCACGTAGGAAGTGGCGGCCTAGGTTCGCTTATGTCAATCCTAGGCGGACTGGGTGGGCAGCCGAACTCTGCGCCGCGTAGCGCAGGTGGCGGTGGCCTATTTGGCGGCGGAATGGGTAGCCTACTTGGCGGTCTGTTCGGCGGCCGTTAG
- a CDS encoding HAMP domain-containing sensor histidine kinase: MIPIYDQKSRIKLLIIGGALLIAAATVIYTNILVKRLTEREQQQIELFAKAQRYIISTEEETNLVFVQEEVIEKNKTIPVILADDQGNILGTKNVDVPKGLSEKGSIRYLKGQIAKMKEQHPPIVVEYAGGARQFIYYKDSELLTQLRTYPLVQLAVITCLAVIAYFAFSYSRRAEQNRVWVGLAKETAHQLGTPLSSLMAWQTYMKESERFKDEPIVEELGKDVRRLEIITERFSNIGSVPILKDENILQVTQNAIAYLQSRVSKKVSFTITTSLPTDMPAKVNIPLFDWVVENICKNAVDAMDGRGSINIHLRRPARGKNQIAIDITDTGKGIPKSKMESVFLPGYTTKKRGWGLGLALAKRIIENYHEGKLFVKWSEVGKGTTFRIILNG; the protein is encoded by the coding sequence TTGATTCCGATTTACGACCAAAAATCCCGCATTAAGCTGCTCATTATTGGTGGAGCGCTGCTCATTGCGGCCGCTACTGTCATTTACACCAACATTCTGGTGAAGCGCCTCACCGAGCGCGAGCAGCAGCAAATTGAGCTCTTCGCCAAAGCGCAACGCTACATTATCAGCACGGAGGAAGAAACCAACTTGGTATTCGTGCAGGAGGAGGTGATTGAGAAGAACAAGACCATTCCCGTCATTCTGGCCGACGACCAAGGCAACATCCTAGGTACGAAGAACGTGGATGTGCCTAAAGGGCTATCGGAAAAAGGCTCGATTCGCTACTTGAAGGGACAGATAGCGAAGATGAAAGAGCAGCATCCGCCTATCGTGGTGGAGTACGCGGGGGGCGCCCGGCAGTTTATCTATTACAAAGATTCGGAGCTGCTCACGCAACTGCGCACCTATCCGCTGGTGCAGCTAGCCGTTATTACGTGCTTGGCGGTGATTGCCTACTTCGCGTTCAGCTACTCGCGCCGAGCCGAGCAAAACCGCGTGTGGGTGGGCCTAGCTAAAGAAACAGCGCACCAGCTTGGCACGCCGCTGAGCAGCCTGATGGCCTGGCAAACCTATATGAAGGAGTCGGAGCGTTTTAAGGACGAACCGATTGTGGAGGAGCTAGGTAAGGATGTGCGGCGGCTGGAAATTATTACGGAGCGTTTCTCCAACATTGGCTCGGTACCGATTCTCAAGGATGAAAATATCCTGCAAGTCACGCAGAATGCCATTGCGTACCTGCAAAGCCGGGTGTCGAAAAAGGTGAGCTTTACCATCACTACCTCGCTGCCGACCGATATGCCCGCTAAGGTTAACATTCCGCTGTTTGACTGGGTAGTCGAAAATATCTGCAAGAACGCCGTCGATGCCATGGATGGCCGCGGTAGCATCAACATTCACTTGCGTCGCCCGGCCCGCGGTAAAAACCAGATTGCCATTGATATTACGGATACTGGCAAGGGCATTCCGAAGAGCAAGATGGAATCGGTGTTCCTGCCTGGCTATACTACTAAAAAGCGCGGCTGGGGCCTAGGTCTGGCGCTGGCAAAGCGTATTATCGAGAACTACCACGAGGGCAAACTTTTCGTGAAATGGTCGGAGGTAGGGAAGGGCACTACTTTCCGGATTATCCTGAACGGCTAA